A single window of Dermacentor albipictus isolate Rhodes 1998 colony chromosome 1, USDA_Dalb.pri_finalv2, whole genome shotgun sequence DNA harbors:
- the Tasp1 gene encoding threonine aspartase 1, translating to MEAVVAVHVGAGFHAPEKLPDYRRVCSAACRRAVGVLERSDGSALEAVAAAVAVLEDDPLTNAGFGSNLTACGRVECDASVMDGRTLGFGAVGALPRVGNPVLVAEALCRAQQAGPLSLGRTPPCFLVGEGALRWAREHVLPNVERMPEALVSTHTRRRYVKLKRRLDRCATEEALVRKSPLGPVTPKREVDDEPWTAKLDTADESSTDTSSKGCSSSDSSDPPQLDTVGAVCMDRQGNVAAAVSSGGIWLKHTGRVGQAAVYGCGCWAENADGDGGCAVAVSSSGCGEHLIRSALVRQCAQTLRRSNDDGPVVTLDTCFRRGFLQSPFLNDTNERLAGILALRWDPQCGSGDLLWAHTTRSMCYGYMLTGGSRPTFDCSQMPDTMVAGSKVMLGGMPLGTRRFDEADL from the coding sequence ATGGAAGCCGTGGTGGCCGTCCACGTTGGCGCTGGCTTCCATGCGCCGGAGAAACTGCCCGACTACCGGCGAGTGTGTTCCGCAGCTTGCCGCCGCGCTGTGGGTGTGCTGGAGCGCTCTGACGGTAGTGCGCTCGAGGCggtggcggccgccgtggccgtgctcgaAGACGACCCACTGACCAACGCTGGTTTCGGCTCCAACCTGACGGCTTGCGGTCGTGTCGAGTGCGACGCCTCCGTAATGGACGGTCGCACGCTGGGATTCGGCGCAGTAGGCGCGCTGCCGCGTGTAGGCAACCCGGTGCTCGTGGCCGAGGCGCTGTGCCGCGCGCAGCAGGCCGGTCCGCTGTCGCTGGGCCGCACGCCGCCTTGTTTCCTGGTGGGAGAAGGAGCGCTGCGGTGGGCGCGCGAGCACGTGCTGCCCAACGTGGAGCGCATGCCCGAGGCCCTGGTGTCCACCCACACGCGTAGACGCTACGTCAAGCTCAAGCGCAGGCTCGACCGCTGCGCAACCGAGGAAGCGTTGGTGCGCAAGAGCCCCTTAGGTCCCGTGACGCCAAAGCGCGAGGTCGACGACGAGCCGTGGACTGCCAAGTTGGACACGGCGGACGAGAGCTCAACGGACACCTCATCCAAGGGCTGTTCCAGCTCGGACAGCAGCGATCCGCCTCAATTGGACACGGTGGGCGCTGTTTGCATGGACCGGCAGGGTAACGTGGCTGCCGCCGTGTCCAGCGGTGGTATCTGGCTCAAGCACACCGGCCGCGTAGGCCAGGCGGCCGTCTACGGCTGCGGCTGCTGGGCAGAGAACGCGGACGGCGACGGTGGCTGCGCTGTGGCAGTTTCTAGTTCGGGTTGCGGGGAGCACCTGATCCGCAGTGCACTGGTGCGGCAGTGCGCGCAGACGCTCAGGCGTTCGAATGACGACGGACCCGTTGTGACGCTAGACACTTGCTTTCGGCGGGGCTTTCTGCAGTCGCCGTTCCTGAACGATACGAATGAACGGTTAGCTGGAATCCTGGCCCTTCGCTGGGACCCTCAGTGTGGCAGTGGCGATTTGCTGTGGGCCCACACGACGCGCTCCATGTGTTACGGGTACATGCTGACGGGCGGGAGCAGACCCACTTTTGACTGCTCACAAATGCCAGACACCATGGTCGCTGGGTCCAAGGTAATGCTCGGTGGAATGCCTCTCGGGACTCGGCGCTTTGATGAAGCAGATTTGTGA